A single region of the Epinephelus moara isolate mb chromosome 12, YSFRI_EMoa_1.0, whole genome shotgun sequence genome encodes:
- the cenpe gene encoding centromere-associated protein E isoform X2, whose translation MTEESAVKVCIRVRPLIAREESAESEDAEPVHLFWKADKKSIHQIDDGNSTKSFSFDRVFTAEETTNQLYQNIAKPLVVSTVEGYNGTIFAYGQTSSGKTFTMMGSDRSPGVIPLAVEDVFQTIKNCPKKEFLLRVSYMEIYNETVTDLLVDSWKRKPLEVRETINKNIYVADLTEELVTSPAQALAWIRKGEKNRHYGKTKMNQRSSRSHTIFRMILESRERSDPASGENADGAIIVSHLNLVDLAGSERASQTGAEGTRFKEGCNINRSLFTLGQVIKKLTDESQKGFTNYRDSKLTRILQNSLGGNAKTVIIGTITPVALDETLSTLQFASTAKKMKNDPHVTEVSDDGALLKRYRNEIVDLKRRLHEVSSVTQTTATEKEVLSQLLQEKDQLQREQEDRIKNLTKLLVTSTNQVPAQKMPKRRVTWGGKMLRLARPSACDGGSSDLSFADPFTRKRKASNVSLMELVEDDEDFDSHWEIPDEPSDDMEISQSSVTVRSFGDSPKDFVSPDRMHELSGKVSSLQLELQTEVQQKQEALEKVAMLDLRVADLERRLEEQNNTPSKTDEQMGKQFAEAIQLCETLASEKDVVEVERDYLKQELGMFLEQIETLEKEKAALSKEMEEKREMDEFKSLEEEFRKEQEIQRMTEELESMRAERDGLLSGKEPSCQTSTEEMEKLLCRVTSLTEERDQLQEILEGLRQEKQQLKAELEDRMEMVAQVQCGFNQPEGLASELHQQDAQVTHLQQEIEQLQTTLQAVSEQKSQLEADLQHNTEMAAETQSLLHSLQQELQEQNQRNADLERLSQERQAQLQQEVAETLSLLHSRQEELQEQKQNNSDQMKLCEQKESDLEQQTKTLSEQLESVQAERDALLSEKESSCQTSTEEMEKLLCRVTSLTEERDQLQEILEGLRQEKQQLKAELEDRMEMMQCELQQQLSSEPQSLKEEQEAQQLLQNQQLEEHLEKTEEVSQLKSDLQENVELMIEVQEELRESQEKIRVLKDEINVLKSQKAELEGKASNGSDADISLQMQELQTQIQRLTEELESMRAERDSLLSGKESSCQTSTEEMEKLLCRVTSLTEERDQLQEILEGLRQEKQQLRAELEDRMEMVAQVQCGFNQPEGLASELHQQDAQVTHLQQEIEQLQATLQAVSEQKSQLEADLQHNMEMAAETQSLLHSLQQELQEQNQRNADLERLSQERQAQLEQEVARTQSLLHSLEDEHQELKQNNSDHMKLCEQKESGLEQQIAQLNMSLQAVTEQKRQVEYDLQQNINMASTTRELLKSVQEELCEQKQMSSDLEKLCQEKESSLDQQVRTLTEKLESIEAERDSLLSEKEASCQTSTEEMEKLLCRVTSLTEERDQLQEALEGLRQEKQQLKAELEDRMEMMQCELQQQLSSEPQSLKEEQEAQTLLQIQQLEEHLEKTKEEVSQLKSDLQENVELVIEVQEELRESQEKIRVLKDEINVLKSQKAELEGKASNGSDADISLQMQELQTQIQKLTEELESMRAERDGLLSGKEPSCQTSTEEMEKLLCRVTSLTEERDQLQEILEGLRQEKQQLRAELEDRMETMQTEVRTLTEKLKSIEAERDSLLSEKEPSCQTSTEEMEKLLCRVTSLTEERDQLQETLEGLRQEKQQLRTELEDRMETMQTEASTTQELLKSVQEELCEQKQMNSDLEKLCQEKESSLDQQMRTLTETLKSIEAERDSLLSEKESSCQTSTEEMEKLLCRVTSLTEERDQLQEILEGLRQEKQQLKAELEDRMETMQTEIAQLNMSLQAVTEQKRQVEYDLQQNMNMASTTQELLKSVQEELCEQKQMNSDLEKLCQEKESSLDQQMRTLTEKLESIEAERDSLLSEKEASCQTSTEEMEKLLCRVTSLSEERDQLQEALEGLRQEKQQLRAELEDRMEMISGIQERLSEQENLNSQQQPERGEQETKLQRRVQQLEEQLQTYRERHSHAEAEAETSQQLLSEAKTSISALKEQLSSLEQSTSRVKETASSRLQDSTGQLQESFRKFQHLIDTCSKYNSTALDKVQCSLKHPYLASLPKPTMNAYSTVCQLQLQTTQSLGNIMEHLQVRAQGYRNLFEELVKKDLAVFEERRLQDVLLCRAQAPCYSVRDEDFHTLWHHRLTELLNKRQLYLQKMASISSTLCANMASYPSELSAEIRHRERFKEQLQTLLNKQPFSLSGLDSILSSELDHRSAVAHNRKMILQGIIDEQNGLFEELKLLEAQADLQLREERSKSSTLLQALEGAPLKTELSLLKDNQHLVLQLQQTEEQVEALRVHNKQLEEAQIKANNRVSNHKQATQLLQTELQDTRAQVEDKDNAIQALRSKLRESEKNASPSAVELEKLRTKLFKMEVELSSASDNHKKEIQQMTTLMNQKEESLRKLKETLRKSQQEGEESFLQGEDLHARLTNPRGLVIKSSVVLEKTKLEEEIKQLQLKITELESLVSSQQVEINKWKSRAFKLKVKSKAEVDRPPSPCTPTKRGLPLTSDPSNFLSSPKKFLVTPRKVLDSPRKVLDSPRKVLDSPRKVLDSPRVSVLDSPKSRFFDVGGSSEVLSRTCPKQFFDNSSLGTIPEVFDVPDEPDADMDAAAGAGRKDWWPQSPKQEEMCKTQ comes from the exons GGAAGAAAGTGCAGAGTCGGAGGATGCAGAGCCCGTCCACCTGTTTTGGAAAGCTGATAAGAAATCAATTCATCAGATCGATGATGGGAATTCCACTAAGAGCTTTAGTTTCG ACCGAGTGTTCACTGCAgaagaaacaaccaatcagctgtACCAGAACATTGCAAAGCCTCTGGTTGTTTCCACTGTTGAGGGATACAATG GAACCATATTTGCTTACGGACAGACTTCTTCCGGAAAGACTTTTACGATGATGGGGTCTGACCGATCACCTGGAGTGATACCATTGGCTGTGGAGGATGTCTtccaaacaattaaaaat TGTCCAAAGAAGGAGTTCCTTCTCAGGGTTTCGTACATGGAGATCTACAATGAAACAGTCACTGACCTGCTTGTGGACAGCTGGAAGAGGAAACCCCTGGAAGTCAGGGAGACAATCAAT AAAAACATCTATGTGGCTGACCTAACCGAGGAACTCGTTACGTCTCCTGCACAAGCCCTGGCCTGGATTCGGAAAGGAGAAA AGAACCGCCACTATGGAAAGACAAAAATGAACCAGCGAAGCAGTCGTTCCCACACCATATTCCGAATG ATCCTGGAAAGTCGAGAAAGAAGCGACCCAGCATCAGGAGAAAATGCAGATGGAGCCATTATTGTGTCTCATTTG AATTTAGTTGATTTGGCTGGATCAGAGAGAGCAAGTCAAACAGGAGCTGAAG GCACACGTTTCAAAGAAGGTTGCAATATCAATCGCAGTCTCTTCACACTCGGCCAAGTGATCAAGAAACTGACTGATGAAAGCCAGAA gGGTTTCACCAACTACAGAGACAGTAAGCTCACCCGCATCCTGCAGAATTCCTTGGGTGGGAACGCGAAAACAGTCATCATTGGTACCATCACACCTGTTGCTCTGGATGAGACCCTCAGCACTCTGCAG TTTGCCAGCACTGCAAAGAAAATGAAGAACGACCCTCATGTGACAGAGGTGTCTGATGACGGGGCTCTGCTCAAAAGATACCGCAATGAAATTGTAGACCTCAAGCGACGCCTTCATGAG GTTTCTTCAGTCACACAGACCACAGCCACAGAGAAGGAGGTTCTCTCCCAGCTACTCCAAGAAAAGGATCAGCTCCAGAGAGAACAAGAAGACAGGATCAAAAACCTGACTAAACTGCTGGTCACCAGCACAAACCAGGTTCCTGCTCAAAAG ATGCCAAAACGCAGGGTTACGTGGGGAGGAAAGATGCTCAGACTTGCCCGTCCGTCTGCATGTGATGGTGGTTCATCTGACCTTAGCTTTGCAGACCCTTTCACTCGGAAGAGGAAAGCCTCTAATGTCTCTCTGATGGAGCTGGTTGAAG ATGATGAGGACTTCGACTCTCACTGGGAGATTCCTGATGAGCCTTCAGATGATATGGAGATCAGTCAGAGCTCTGTGACTGTCAGGAGCTTTGGAGACAG TCCCAAAGACTTTGTGTCTCCAGACCGTATGCATGAGCTTTCAGGGAAAGTGTCCAGCCTGCAGCTGGAGCTGCAAACAGAGGTCCAACAAAAACAAGAGGCCTTGGAGAAGGTGGCAATGTTGGACCTCCGAGTTGCAGACCTGGAGAGACGGCTGGAGGAACAGAACAACACTCCGAGTAAAACTGATGAACAG ATGGGTAAACAGTTTGCAGAGGCCATCCAGCTGTGTGAGACACTGGCTTCAGAGAAG GATGTGGTGGAGGTCGAGCGAGACTACCTGAAGCAGGAGCTCGGGATGTTCCTAGAGCAGATTGAAACTctggagaaagagaaagctgCTCTGTCaaaagagatggaggagaagagggagatGGATGAGTTCAAGTCTCTGGAGGAGGAGTTCAGAAAAGAGCAAGAG ATTCAGAGAATGACTGAGGAGCTCGAGAGCATGCGAGCAGAGAGAGACGGTCTGCTCTCTGGGAAGGAACCCAGCTGTCAGACCTCcacagaggagatggagaagcTGCTGTGCAGAGTGACGTCTCTCACTGAGGAGAGAGATCAGCTGCAGGAGATACTGGAGGGACTGAGACAGGAGAAGCAGCAGCTCAAAGCAGAACTGGAGGACAGGATGGAGATG GTTGCACAAGTCCAGTGTGGGTTTAACCAGCCAGAAGGACTGGCCTCAGAACTGCACCAACAGGATGCCCAAGTAACCCACCTTCAGCAAGAG ATAGAGCAACTACAGACAACTTTACAGGCCGTCAGTGAGCAGAAGAGCCAGCTGGAAGCTGATCTGCAGCATAATACAGAGATG GCTGCAGAGACGCAGAGCCTTCTGCATTCACTTCAACAAGAACTCCAAGAGCAGAATCAAAGAAACGCTGACCTAGAAAGACTCAGCCAAGAGAGGCAAGCTCAACTACAACAAGAG GTTGCAGAGACTCTGAGTCTTCTACATTCTCGTCAAGAGGAGCTTCAAGAGCAGAAGCAAAATAACTCTGATCAAATGAAACTCTGTGAGCAGAAGGAATCTGACTTAGAACAACAG ACCAAGACTCTAAGTGAGCAGCTTGAGAGTGTACAAGCAGAAAGGGATGCCCTGTTGTCTGAGAAGGAATCCAGTTGTCAGACCTCcacagaggagatggagaagcTGCTGTGCAGAGTGACGTCTCTCACTGAGGAGAGAGATCAGCTGCAGGAGATACTGGAGGGACTGAGACAGGAGAAGCAGCAGCTCAaagcagagctggaggacaggATGGAGATG ATGCAGTGTGagttacagcagcagctcagctctgAGCCTCAGTCTCTGAAAGAAGAACAGGAGGCTCAACAACTTCTGCAG AACCAACAGCTGGAGGAGCATCTGGAGAAAACTGAGGAGGTGAGCCAGCTGAAGTCTGACCTTCAGGAAAATGTAGAATTG ATGATTGAGgtccaggaggagctgagagAGTCTCAGGAGAAGATCAGAGTTCTAAAAGATGAGATCAACGTGCTGAAGAGTCAAAAGGCAGAGCTGGAGGGCAAAGCAAGCAATGGGAGCGATGCAGATATTTCCCTCCAGATGCAAGAGCTCCAAACTCAG ATTCAGAGGCTGACTGAGGAGCTCGAGAGCATgcgagcagagagagacagtctGCTCTCTGGGAAGGAATCCAGCTGTCAGACCTCcacagaggagatggagaagcTGCTGTGCAGAGTGACGTCTCTCACTGAGGAGAGAGATCAGCTGCAGGAGATACTGGAGGGACTGAGACAGGAgaagcagcagctcagagcagagctggaggacaggATGGAGATG GTTGCACAAGTCCAGTGTGGGTTTAACCAGCCAGAAGGACTGGCCTCAGAACTGCACCAACAGGATGCCCAAGTAACCCACCTTCAGCAAGAG ATAGAGCAACTACAGGCAACTTTGCAGGCCGTCAGTGAGCAGAAGAGCCAGCTGGAAGCTGATCTGCAGCATAATATGGAGATG GCTGCAGAGACGCAGAGCCTTCTGCATTCACTTCAACAAGAACTCCAAGAGCAGAATCAAAGAAATGCTGACCTAGAAAGACTCAGCCAAGAGAGGCAAGCTCAGCTAGAACAAGAG GTTGCCAGGACTCAGAGTCTTCTACATTCTCTTGAAGACGAGCACCAGGAGCTAAAGCAAAATAACTCTGATCATATGAAACTCTGTGAGCAGAAGGAATCTGGCTTAGAACAACAG ATAGCACAGCTGAACATGTCTCTCCAGGCTGTGACTGAGCAGAAGAGGCAGGTGGAATATGATCTACAGCAGAACATAAATATG GCTTCCACAACTCGAGAACTTCTGAAGTCAGTCCAAGAGGAGCTGTGTGAACAGAAGCAGATGAGCTCTGATCTGGAAAAACTGTGTCAGGAGAAGGAAAGCTCCTTAGATCAACAG GTGAGGACTCTGACAGAGAAACTGGAGAGCATTGAGGCAGAGCGAGACAGTCTGCTCTCTGAGAAGGAAGCCAGCTGTCAGACCTCcacagaggagatggagaagcTGCTGTGCAGAGTGACGTCTCTCACTGAGGAGAGAGATCAGCTGCAGGAGGCACTGGAGGGACTGAGACAGGAGAAGCAGCAGCTCAAAGCGGAGCTGGAGGACAGGATGGAGATG ATGCAGTGTGagttacagcagcagctcagctctgAGCCTCAGTCGCTGAAAGAAGAACAGGAGGCTCAAACACTTCTGCAG ATCCAACAGCTGGAGGAGCATCTGGAGAAAACTAAGGAGGAGGTGAGCCAGCTGAAGTCTGACCTTCAGGAAAATGTAGAACTG GTGATTGAGgtccaggaggagctgagagAGTCTCAGGAGAAGATCAGAGTTCTAAAAGATGAGATCAACGTGCTGAAGAGTCAAAAGGCAGAGCTGGAGGGCAAAGCAAGCAATGGGAGCGATGCAGATATTTCCCTCCAGATGCAAGAGCTCCAAACTCAG ATTCAGAAGCTGACTGAGGAGCTCGAGAGCATGCGAGCAGAGAGAGACGGTCTGCTCTCTGGGAAGGAACCCAGTTGTCAGACCTCcacagaggagatggagaagcTGCTGTGCAGAGTGACGTCTCTCACTGAGGAGAGAGATCAGCTGCAGGAGATACTGGAGGGACTGAGACAGGAgaagcagcagctcagagcagagctggaggacaggATGGAGACCATGCAGACTGAG GTGAGGACTCTGACAGAGAAACTGAAGAGCattgaggcagagagagacagtctGCTCTCTGAGAAGGAACCCAGCTGTCAGACCTCcacagaggagatggagaagcTGCTGTGCAGAGTGACGTCTCTCACTGAGGAGAGAGATCAGCTGCAGGAGACACTGGAGGGACTGAGACAGGAGAAGCAGCAGCTCAGAacagagctggaggacaggATGGAGACCATGCAGACTGAG GCTTCCACAACTCAAGAACTTCTGAAGTCAGTCCAAGAGGAGCTGTGTGAACAGAAGCAGATGAACTCTGATCTGGAAAAACTGTGTCAGGAGAAGGAAAGCTCCTTAGATCAACAG ATGAGGACTCTTACTGAAACACTGAAGAGCattgaggcagagagagacagtctGCTCTCTGAGAAGGAATCCAGTTGTCAGACCTCcacagaggagatggagaagcTGCTGTGCAGAGTGACGTCTCTCACTGAGGAGAGAGATCAGCTGCAGGAGATACTGGAGGGACTGAGACAGGAGAAGCAGCAGCTCAaagcagagctggaggacaggATGGAGACCATGCAGACTGAG ATAGCACAGCTGAACATGTCTCTCCAGGCTGTGACTGAGCAGAAGAGGCAGGTGGAATATGATCTACAGCAGAACATGAATATG gcTTCTACAACTCAAGAACTTCTGAAGTCAGTCCAAGAGGAGTTGTGTGAACAGAAGCAGATGAACTCTGATCTGGAAAAACTGTGTCAGGAGAAGGAAAGCTCCTTGGATCAACAG ATGAGGACTCTGACAGAGAAACTGGAGAGCATTGAGGCAGAGCGAGACAGTCTACTCTCTGAGAAGGAAGCCAGCTGTCAGACCTCcacagaggagatggagaagcTGCTGTGCAGAGTGACGTCTCTCAGTGAGGAGAGAGATCAGCTGCAGGAGGCACTGGAGGGACTGAGACAGGAgaagcagcagctcagagcagagctggaggacaggATGGAGATG ATTTCAGGCATCCAGGAGAGGCTGAGCGAGCAGGAAAATTTGAACTCACAGCAGCAGCCAGAGAGAGGAGAACAAGAGACCAAGCTGCAACGAAGA GTGCAGCAGCTCGAGGAGCAGCTTCAAACATACAGGGAGAGACACAGTCATGCTGAAGCTGAAGCTGAAACCTCACAGCAG TTGCTCAGTGAAGCGAAGACAAGCATCTCCGCCCTTAAAGAGCAGCTGAGCAGTTTGGAGCAGAGCACCAGTAGAGTCAAGGAGACAGCATCATCACGACTGCAGGACTCTACAGGGCAGCTTCAG GAGTCCTTCAGAAAATTCCAGCACCTTATAGACACTTGTTCCAAGTATAACTCCACAGCATTGGACAAGGTGCAGTGTTCCCTGAAGCACCCTTATCTGGCCTCTCTACCAAAACCCACCATGAATGCCTACAGCACTGTGTGTCAGTTGCAGCTGCAGACAACTCAGAGTCTGGGAAACATTATG GAGCACCTCCAGGTGCGAGCACAGGGCTACAGGAATCTGTTTGAGGAGTTGGTGAAGAAAGATCTGGCTGTTTTTGAAGAGAGGCGTCTGCAAGATGTGCTGCTGTGCAGAGCACAGGCACCCTGCTACTCTGTCAGAGACGAAGATTTTCACACACTTTGGCACCACAGACTGACGGAGCTGCTGAACAAGAGGCAGCTCTACCTGCAG AAAATGGCCAGCATTTCGAGTACGCTGTGTGCCAACATGGCTTCTTATCCCAGTGAGCTGTCCGCTGAGATCAGACACAGGGAGAGATTCAAGGAGCAGCTGCAGACCTTGCTTAACAAGCAGCCATTTAGCCTCAGCGGGCTGGACAGCATACTGAGCAGTGAGCTGGACCACAGATCTGCAGTGGCACACAACCGGAAGATGATTCTGCAG GGCATCATCGATGAACAGAATGGTCTGTTTGAAGAGCTGAAGCTGCTTGAGGCTCAGGCTGATTTACAactcagagaggagagaagtaaGAGTTCCACTCTGCTGCAGGCACTGGAGGGAGCTCCTCTGAAAACTGAGCTCTCCCTACTCAAGGACAACCAGCACCTTGTGCTTCAGCTCCAGCAAACAGAAGAACAAGTTGAG GCTCTGCGTGTACATAATAAGCAGCTGGAGGAAGCTCAGATCAAAGCCAACAACAGGGTGTCCAACCACAAACAGGCTACCCAGCTGCTGCAGACAGAGCTGCAGGACACCCGCGCACAAGTTGAGGATAAAGACAATGCAATCCAAGCCCTTAGGAGCAAACTGCGAGAGTCTGAG AAAAATGCATCACCCAGTGCTGTTGAGCTGGAAAAACTCCGCACTAAACTGTTCAAAATGGAGGTGGAGCTGAGTTCAGCATCTGATAACCACAAAAAAGA GATCCAACAGATGACCACACTGATGAATCAAAAGGAAGAATcactgaggaagctgaaggagACCTTGAGGAAATCCcagcaggagggagaggagtCAT TCTTGCAAGGTGAGGACCTTCATGCCAGACTGACCAACCCCCGAGGTCTGGTGATCAAATCCAGCGTTGTACTGGAGAAGACTAAACTGGAGGAGGAAATCAAACAGCTTCAACTGAAAATAACTGAGCTTGAAAG CTTGGTGTCCAGTCAGCAGGTAGAGATCAACAAGTGGAAGAGCAGAGCCTtcaagctgaaggtgaagaGCAAGGCTGAGGTGGACAGGCCTCCATCACCCTGCACTCCCACCAAAAGAGGCCTTCCCTTGACCTCAGACCCCTCCAACTTCCTCAGCTCACCCAAGAAGTTTCTGGTTACTCCCAGGAAGGTCCTTGACTCTCCCAGGAAGGTCCTTGACTCTCCCAGGAAGGTCCTTGACTCTCCCAGGAAGGTCCTGGACTCCCCAAGGGTCTCTGTGCTTGACTCCCCCAAAAGCAGATTCTTTGATGTGGGCGGAAGCTCCGAGGTGCTGTCCAGAACCTGTCCTAAGCAGTTCTTTGATAACTCCAGCCTGGGAACCATTCCAG AGGTTTTCGACGTTCCTGATGAACCAGACGCAGACATGG ATGCAGCTGCAGGTGCAGGCAGAAAGGATTGGTGGCCTCAGTCTCCAAAGCAAGAGGAAATGTGTAAAacccagtaa